One genomic window of Coriobacteriia bacterium includes the following:
- a CDS encoding radical SAM protein — MGEDKPAGHPAGVQMGGHHPGGHPAGIPRQRHGGARSMGFSPGGGPEAKAYQERTGIRAPRIIAWEITRSCNLSCAHCRASAEFGAYTGELSLEEIKKVVDNIVTISNPIIILTGGEPLLRPDIWEIIDYCQEKGAMPVVGTNATLVDDAMAIKLAEHKIPRISVSIDFATAEEHDAFRGEVGCFDAAIEGIKAAKRHGVGVQINTTVTKANVAELPAIHDLAEALGVDAFHIFMLVPTGRGSDLIDLELSPEESEKALTWAYERQKTSPLHFKPTDSPHYYRIIRQLAKKEGKQVTREEYGLDAMTRGCLGGITFGFISHVGDVQPCGYFDMQLGNVKEQPFSEIWSDSPVFNDLRDYSKLKGKCGACEYKAVCGGCRARALEVTGDYMESEPYCAYIPKGWVEPAAH, encoded by the coding sequence ATGGGCGAGGACAAACCTGCGGGTCATCCTGCCGGAGTACAGATGGGTGGGCATCATCCCGGCGGCCACCCTGCCGGTATTCCCCGTCAGCGCCACGGCGGGGCCCGATCCATGGGCTTTTCTCCCGGTGGCGGTCCTGAGGCTAAAGCCTACCAAGAGCGCACCGGCATTCGTGCGCCGCGCATCATCGCGTGGGAGATTACCCGTTCGTGCAACCTGAGCTGCGCGCATTGTCGTGCGTCTGCCGAATTCGGTGCCTACACGGGAGAACTTTCACTCGAAGAAATCAAAAAGGTCGTCGATAACATCGTGACCATTTCAAACCCCATCATCATTCTCACCGGCGGTGAGCCGTTGCTGCGTCCCGATATCTGGGAGATCATCGATTATTGCCAGGAGAAGGGCGCGATGCCGGTTGTCGGAACGAATGCGACGCTCGTCGACGATGCCATGGCCATAAAACTCGCGGAGCATAAGATCCCCCGCATCTCGGTCTCCATCGATTTCGCAACCGCAGAAGAGCACGACGCGTTTCGCGGAGAAGTCGGTTGTTTCGATGCCGCGATCGAGGGCATCAAGGCGGCTAAACGGCACGGTGTCGGCGTGCAGATCAACACGACCGTCACGAAGGCCAACGTGGCCGAATTGCCGGCGATCCACGACCTCGCCGAGGCGCTCGGTGTCGACGCGTTCCATATCTTCATGCTCGTTCCCACCGGTCGCGGTTCCGATTTGATCGATCTCGAGCTTTCTCCCGAAGAGTCGGAGAAGGCTTTGACATGGGCTTATGAGCGCCAAAAAACCAGTCCGTTGCACTTCAAGCCGACCGATTCTCCTCACTACTATCGCATCATCCGTCAGCTCGCCAAAAAAGAGGGCAAGCAGGTTACGCGTGAGGAGTACGGTCTCGACGCGATGACGCGCGGATGCCTTGGAGGCATCACCTTCGGGTTTATCAGCCACGTGGGCGATGTTCAGCCGTGCGGATATTTCGATATGCAGCTCGGCAACGTCAAGGAGCAGCCGTTCTCAGAGATCTGGAGCGATTCTCCGGTCTTTAATGATTTGCGCGATTACAGTAAACTCAAAGGTAAGTGTGGAGCCTGTGAGTATAAGGCGGTCTGCGGTGGTTGTCGTGCGCGTGCGCTCGAAGTCACCGGCGACTACATGGAATCGGAACCGTACTGCGCTTATATTCCAAAAGGCTGGGTAGAACCGGCCGCGCATTAG
- a CDS encoding transposase, translating to MHSQEQRQKAVQFFIEGGKSKGAVARSLGYGSAWSVERWYEDYMSQGFLKESRTKWFKFTEAQKQSAVAHFLDTGQNFSATIRTLGYPSRALLTL from the coding sequence ATGCACTCACAAGAGCAAAGACAAAAAGCAGTACAGTTCTTTATCGAGGGTGGGAAATCTAAGGGAGCGGTAGCTAGATCTTTAGGCTATGGATCGGCATGGTCGGTTGAGCGCTGGTACGAAGACTATATGTCACAGGGATTTTTAAAAGAGTCCCGCACTAAATGGTTCAAATTTACAGAGGCGCAAAAACAGAGTGCTGTTGCACATTTCCTCGATACGGGACAAAACTTTTCCGCCACGATTCGCACTCTCGGATATCCGAGCAGAGCTTTGCTGACTCTTT
- the hemB gene encoding porphobilinogen synthase, with product MQFPQYRPRRLRLNESIRSMVRENALSPSDLIYPLFVKPGTGLRDEISSMPGVFQISLDQLPAEIDELKALGIPSLILFGLPSHKDEVGSEAYDDHGIIQEAIRVIKKHDPDFYVITDVCLCEYTSHGHCGLLDENGYVLNDPTLELLARESVSHAAAGVDMVAPSDMMDGRVAAIREALDEAGYINVPIMAYSAKFASGYYGPFRDAADSTPTFGDRNSYQMDPANGEEALRETALDIAEGADIVMVKPALAYMDLIRQVSDEFGYPTCAYNVSGEYSMVKAAALNGWIDEKRVVLETLTGFKRAGAKMIITYHAKDAARWMKEDA from the coding sequence ATGCAATTTCCACAGTATCGTCCTCGTCGTTTGCGCCTCAATGAATCAATTCGCTCGATGGTCCGCGAAAACGCCCTCTCTCCGTCGGATTTAATCTATCCTCTGTTCGTGAAACCCGGCACGGGTTTGCGCGATGAAATCTCGTCGATGCCCGGCGTGTTCCAAATCTCTCTCGACCAGCTTCCCGCAGAAATCGATGAGCTTAAGGCTCTCGGAATTCCCTCGCTCATTTTATTCGGTCTGCCCTCGCACAAAGATGAGGTCGGCTCGGAAGCCTACGATGACCACGGCATCATCCAAGAGGCCATTCGCGTCATAAAAAAGCACGACCCGGATTTCTATGTCATCACCGATGTGTGCTTGTGCGAATACACGAGCCACGGCCACTGCGGTCTTCTCGATGAGAACGGCTACGTGCTCAACGACCCCACGCTTGAGTTGCTTGCGCGTGAGTCGGTCAGCCATGCCGCTGCCGGTGTCGATATGGTCGCGCCGTCGGATATGATGGACGGCCGTGTCGCCGCAATTCGCGAAGCACTCGACGAGGCCGGCTATATCAACGTTCCCATCATGGCGTACAGTGCGAAGTTCGCAAGCGGTTATTACGGACCGTTTCGCGACGCCGCCGATTCGACGCCGACGTTCGGCGACCGCAATTCCTACCAGATGGACCCGGCAAACGGTGAGGAGGCGCTTCGCGAAACTGCACTCGATATCGCCGAAGGTGCCGATATCGTCATGGTCAAGCCGGCGCTCGCCTATATGGACCTCATCCGCCAAGTGAGCGATGAGTTCGGCTATCCGACGTGCGCTTATAACGTTTCGGGCGAATACTCGATGGTCAAAGCGGCTGCACTCAACGGATGGATTGACGAAAAGCGCGTCGTCCTCGAAACGCTCACCGGCTTCAAGCGTGCGGGAGCCAAGATGATTATCACGTATCATGCCAAGGATGCCGCTCGTTGGATGAAGGAAGACGCATGA